The genomic interval GGGCTAAGCGGAATGGCGTTTATTCTGATTGTTCCTACCTTCTTTCTGCTGAAGGTCAAGAAGCCGACGTATGAATACGAAATTTTAAGCCCGGAATCCTGACCTAAAATTCCCAAAGTATTGCTTCTGTTGACCAGGGAAAGAATAGACAATTTAGGGAAATTGGGCAGAAGGCTTACTACCCAAGGTTCTCGGCAAGAAATGGCTTCAAACGATTTAAAAAAATTTTAAAAAAGGAGGAGAAGATGATCACTGGATTGGACCACATCCACATTATTTGCGGCAACATGGAAGAGGCGGTGCAATACTTTGAGAAGGTATTCGATGGCCGGGTAGTTTCCCGCAGCGAAATGAGGGGGTTTCCCCTGATTCGAATGGATGTGAAGGGAGCTACTTTGGCTCTTTTAGGGACGGAGCCCAAAGCCGGCCAGCTCACGCCCGGAAAAGGAAACAGAGGACTCGACCATTTCGGGTTTAAAGTGAAAGACCTCGAACAAACCGCCCAAGACCTCAAAAAGAGAGGGGCAAAATTTAGCATTGAACCAACCGTTACCCCCTCGGGGATCAAAATTGCTTTTATCGAAGGCCCAGAGGGGATCCGGATTGAGTTGGTGGAGAGGGATTGATTGTAGATCACTACGAATGTTACTACAAAACCCTTGACTCGGTTTTTTTCTTGATTATACTAAAGTTCGCCTACTGGCAAAATGCAGTCGGAAGGTGTGGCGTAGAAGTAGGCATCGATCCGAAAAGGGTGGAAAATGGATGATATAAAGGCCCATTTGGGCGCCGAAGTGGATGCGCTGGCTGGAGATCTTTTTAAGGTCAGCGAATTTTTGTACAACAATCCCGAAATCGCTTACCAGGAATTTAAATCCTGTGAATACCTGAGTCGCTTCCTTGAGGATCGAGGTTTTGAAGTTGAACGAGGAATTGGCGGGGTCAAAACCGCTAGAGGAGGCCGTCAGAGCCAATATGGAAGCGCTCGGGATCCCACTGAGCAAGGATGACGGCCGCCGCGGCTCCTCAGATATCGGCAATCTCAGTTATTACCTGCCGGCCATTCATCCTTCGCTGGCCATCGTAGACCCTGAAGTTCCCGGTCATTCCCAAATCTTCGCCGAGGCCACCATGAGTCCCCGGGGACGGGAAGCCTTAATTAAAGCGGCCAAGCTCCTGGCTATGACCGGTTATGATTTCCTGACCTCGGCGGAACTGAGAGAAAGGGTGAAAGAAGCCTTTGGTCAGAAGGAGTGAGATGGCGCTCATGGGCCATTATTTAAATATTGGATTTCCTTCATCATCTGGGTTTAAAAACCAATAAAATATAAGGAGGGATGAATAATGAAAAAAGTCATTTTTTTTAGTTTCGTGCTTGTTTTCCTTTTCCTGGGTTGGAGTATCCCCCCTATCGGCCTTGCGGCGGAAAAACCATTGATCATCGGTTTCGAGGGGGATGCCGCCACTTTGGATCCTCACGCTCGGAGCGAGACGACCACCACCACGGTCCAGCGGCATGTGTACGAAAACTTGATCGGATTCGACGAGAACCTGAAGATCGTCCCCGAGCTGGCGGAAAGCTGGAAATTGATTGATGACAACACCTGGGAATTCAAACTGCGCAAAGGCGTCAAATTCCACAATGGAGAACCAATGAACGCCGCCGCGGTCAAATTTTCCCTGGAGCGCTGCAAAACTCATCCGAAAAGCCAGTACAAGCATATGATCCCCGATTACAAAGAGATCCAAATCGTGGACGACAATACCATTCGTCTAATTACCAAATCGCCCACTCCCGAAGCCTTGATCATGCTGGAAAACGTCAGCATTGTTCCCCCCAAGATGTTCCAGGAATGGGACAAAAAGGACTATTCTTATCTGACGCGGAACATGGTCGGAACGGGACCCTACAAATTTGGGGAATGGGTGAAAGATGATCGCGTCACGCTGGTGGCCAACAAGGAGTGGTGGGGCCCAAAGGTGGATTTTGAAAAAGTCACCCTTCGGCCCATCCCGGAAAACGCCACTCGAGTGGCGGCGCTGGTTACCGGAGAAATCGACGCCTGCTGGGGGGTCTCGATTCCGGATATCCCCCGGGTGGAAAAGAACAAGAATACCTATGTCAGCCGAGTTCCCAGCCAGCGGACCATTTATGTCATGTTCGACATCCATGCGGACAAAGGCGGCCCGGCACCCAACGCCCAGCCCGGGATTGCCGCGGGCAAACCCAACCCCTTCAAAGACTTCCGGGTTCGCAAGGCCTTCGCCCATGCCATCAACGTGGACGATATCATCAAATACGTCATGGAAGGGAGTGCCTATCCCGCTTCCCAACTGGCCAGTCCTTACGCCGTCGGACACAACAAGAATATCCAGAGGCCCAAGTACGACCCCGAACTGGCCAAGAAGCTTCTGTCCGAAGCCGGCTACCCGAAAGGATTAGAGTGCAACTTCGATACCCCCAACGACCGGTACGTGAACGACCAGCAAGTGGCCGAGGCCATCGCCGCCCAGCTGGCCAAGGTGGGAATCCGCTTGAAGGTGATCGCCACTCCCAAGGCGGTTTTCTTTCCCAAGGTGGACCGGTATGAATCTCCTTTCTTTCTCGCCGGGTGGGGAACGATTTCCTGGCAGGGCACTTTTAATGCTTTCTTCCGGGAGAAAAAAGGACAGTACGGGCACATCAACCGGGGGCGGTTCAGCGACCCGGAGTTAGATAAGAAGATGGATATCGCCAACAGCATCATGGATGATGCCAAGCG from Deltaproteobacteria bacterium carries:
- a CDS encoding VOC family protein; its protein translation is MITGLDHIHIICGNMEEAVQYFEKVFDGRVVSRSEMRGFPLIRMDVKGATLALLGTEPKAGQLTPGKGNRGLDHFGFKVKDLEQTAQDLKKRGAKFSIEPTVTPSGIKIAFIEGPEGIRIELVERD
- a CDS encoding ABC transporter substrate-binding protein, with protein sequence MKKVIFFSFVLVFLFLGWSIPPIGLAAEKPLIIGFEGDAATLDPHARSETTTTTVQRHVYENLIGFDENLKIVPELAESWKLIDDNTWEFKLRKGVKFHNGEPMNAAAVKFSLERCKTHPKSQYKHMIPDYKEIQIVDDNTIRLITKSPTPEALIMLENVSIVPPKMFQEWDKKDYSYLTRNMVGTGPYKFGEWVKDDRVTLVANKEWWGPKVDFEKVTLRPIPENATRVAALVTGEIDACWGVSIPDIPRVEKNKNTYVSRVPSQRTIYVMFDIHADKGGPAPNAQPGIAAGKPNPFKDFRVRKAFAHAINVDDIIKYVMEGSAYPASQLASPYAVGHNKNIQRPKYDPELAKKLLSEAGYPKGLECNFDTPNDRYVNDQQVAEAIAAQLAKVGIRLKVIATPKAVFFPKVDRYESPFFLAGWGTISWQGTFNAFFREKKGQYGHINRGRFSDPELDKKMDIANSIMDDAKRDKLRNEIAEKIYATYYLIPLYYQENVFGFTKRIKDGKSRVDERLFAHELKRAQ